The genome window TCCTGGGTGAGCACTTCTCCACCTTCTATCCTGCAGATGCACGCGACGAGACGCCCTCGCGTCTGCTGGACGTCGCCCGGCGAGACGGTCGGGTGGAGGATGAGGGCTGGCGCGTCCGTCGCGACGGCGGGCGGTTCTGGGCCAACGTCGTGATCACCGCCCTGCGCGATGAGAACGGAACCTTGACCGGCTTCTCCAAGGTCACCCGCGACATCACCGAGCGCCGTCGCGCCGAAGACGCCCTCGGCCATGCCCGCGCCGAGGCGGAGCGAGCCAGCCGCGCCAAGAGCGAGTTCCTGTCGCGGATGAGCCATGAGCTGCGAACCCCGCTGACCGCCATTCTGGGCTTCAACCAGTTGCTGGGGATGGATGAAGACATGCTGTCCGAGGACCAGCGCCACGCCGTGGATCAGATCGCCAAGGCAGGCGGGCACCTGCTGGCCATGATCGAGGAGGTCCTCGACATCGCCCGGATCGAGGCCGGGGGGCACGCATTGGTCGTGGAACCTCTGGACCCGGCCCCCCTGCTGGCGGATATGGCAAACCTGATCGCACCCCAGGCGCAGGCCGACCGGGTGGAGGTCAGAATCGAGGCCGGCACCGACGTCGAGATCCTGGCCGACCGGCGAGCGACCATACAGATCCTGCTCAACCTGCTTTCCAACGCGATCAAGTACGGGCCTGCCGGAGGGCGGGTGACGGTCGCGGTCGTCGCGTCATCGGATCGCGTCCGGATCGAGGTTCGCGACGAAGGTCCCGGCGTGCCGGCGGAATTGGTGGAACGACTGTTCGTCCCGTTCGATCGGCTGGACGCCGAGCGCTGGAGCGGTGCCCAGGGGTCCGGGCTCGGACTGGCCCTCTCGCGGGGCCTGGCCCAGGCGCAGGGCGGCGACATCGCCTATCGTCCGAGAGACGACCGGCAAGGGGCGGTGTTCACCCTCGAGCTGCCGGCCGCCTCACGACACGGAGACATCCCGGCATGAAGACGGTTCCCGATGACGCAGCCGTGAAGGCCGCCCGCATCATGGCCATAGACGACGAGTTGGCGAACCTGAGCCTGGTCGAGCGGGCGTTCCGGCGTGAGGGCTTCCGCGACGTCGTGACCTTCCTCGACCCGCGCGCCGCCCTTGCGGAGTTCGCGTCGCGACCGCCGGACCTTGTCTTGCTGGATCTGATGATGCCGGGCGTGGATGGATACGAATTGCTGGAAAGCTTCCGCCGCCTGACGTCGGACATGGACTACCTGCCCATCTTCGTGCTGACGGCGGACTCGACGATGAATGCGAGACTGAGGGCGCTGTCACTCGGAGCCAATGACGTCCTCCTCAAGCCCTATGACGTGGCAGAGTTGCTGATGCGGAGCTGGGTGCTGCTGGACACCAGACAGAAGTTCAGAGCCGCAAGTTCTTGATTGATCGCGTTGCGGGACGTTGCGCCAAGGCCGGCCGTCGGCGGCCGGACGGGGCTCGGAAGACGCGCACGTCGGCCTCTGCGGCAAAGCAAACACGGCATCCGACCCCGAGCGGAAACGGTCGCTGTTCCTGTCGAGCCGAAACCATAGATTTTCGGCCGAAGATAGCGCCCCCTAGCCCGCGACGTTTTCCACGTCATCGCCGAACTGAGCCCAGCCCGACTGGCAGACGGCCGGCACTGGAACCTTGTCGGTCGAGGGCGTGCCCGGGCCTTCGCAGGTCTCGGGGGCATCGGGCATATCGAAGGCCACGCCGGTCCATCCTTCGGGAGCGCCCTCCTCCTCGCAGACCCAGAGCGCTATGCCTTCGGGCAGACTGGCCACGATCCCGGCGTTCTGATCGGGCGCGCTGCGGATCAGGACGACGCGACCGGGCTTGATCCGGGAAACGCCGGCACAGGCGTCCATGTCGGCCTCACCGCCCATCATGACCGGTCGTGGGGCGACCGCGGCCGCCGTCACGGCTGACGCGGCAGAAGCGGGCTCCGCGTCGGAGGCGGTTTGGGATCCGCACGCCGACAGGGCCGCAAACGCCAGAAAGGACGCCACCGGAAACACCGACCTCATCATCGTCCTCGATCTCCTGACTGTCCTGAGTGGCTCAAGCCAAGCGACAGTAGCCTGCCCCCCGCATCTGGCAAGGGAGCCGCCCCGAGGGGGTCGCAGCCCTCGGGAAGGCTGCGAGACCCGGGCAGCCCTGCGCCAAGTCCAGGACCAGGACGCGAGGCCCCGCCCCAGACACGACACGCGGTCACAGCGCACGGGCCGTCAAGGGTCTGCGAGTCCTCAGCATATCGAACAACGAAGGCTTGGCCAATTCCGCTCGCCGGGGTCGCCGGATCAGCTTTGGTCAGGGCCTGAAGGCCTCTATGCCGTTGAAAAAGAAAGTTCAGGCGATATCGTGGTTCGGCAAACAAGAAGAGGGCTTGTCGTGAAGAAAATCAATTTG of Brevundimonas subvibrioides contains these proteins:
- a CDS encoding ATP-binding protein, whose amino-acid sequence is MTGPSPWTQLTRAWADLGLGSKGLIVVALPLAILLSSIGALHLSGRAEAEAEARVRLTFAIQRDIHEVHALLAEAASGVRGYRLTGRRAFLEPYIRAEALLPETLERLGRTTRDPEIRQRLARVDALVVQKRHGLAQLAAMPGAGTAAGVEAPEVAEALVANKAVLDGLRAEIDAMQRRESQLLEQRQARADAERRRTWTLTAFLGGIGLLGGLAAAQLLFTGIVRRVRGLERDAERLERGEPLNLLDEAEDEIGRLARRLVQASDLLRSREAALREGEERYRRVIEGVRDYGIFALDPAGRVVSWNTGAQRIKGWTADEILGEHFSTFYPADARDETPSRLLDVARRDGRVEDEGWRVRRDGGRFWANVVITALRDENGTLTGFSKVTRDITERRRAEDALGHARAEAERASRAKSEFLSRMSHELRTPLTAILGFNQLLGMDEDMLSEDQRHAVDQIAKAGGHLLAMIEEVLDIARIEAGGHALVVEPLDPAPLLADMANLIAPQAQADRVEVRIEAGTDVEILADRRATIQILLNLLSNAIKYGPAGGRVTVAVVASSDRVRIEVRDEGPGVPAELVERLFVPFDRLDAERWSGAQGSGLGLALSRGLAQAQGGDIAYRPRDDRQGAVFTLELPAASRHGDIPA
- a CDS encoding response regulator, giving the protein MKTVPDDAAVKAARIMAIDDELANLSLVERAFRREGFRDVVTFLDPRAALAEFASRPPDLVLLDLMMPGVDGYELLESFRRLTSDMDYLPIFVLTADSTMNARLRALSLGANDVLLKPYDVAELLMRSWVLLDTRQKFRAASS